A genome region from Sphingobacteriaceae bacterium GW460-11-11-14-LB5 includes the following:
- a CDS encoding mobilization protein, whose protein sequence is MEETREQQRFHRFLQFFVYFSLFLDFLVFVYGTKIGSIPQAERIGFSRFMARLARLPMYQDPFFSKSFLLLLLCLTSIGTLSRKNKDIDIRKSIVFPLVLGLISLFGSTYFLGSKGKEILPMTTWDNIIYVLGSFLGTLLVHISLDNISKVIRSKLGKDKWNVEGESFMQATKPIDSPSSVNIPSLFYFRGKVHRGFINIENVFRGTLLIGNPGSGKSFGVVMPFIRQLLAKEFCICLYDFKFHDLAEVAYYHYLLAKKKGNCKDHDFHVINLTKVERSRRINVLRPDYIRTLADASETAEALVEALKKGDKSGGSDQFFTQSAVNFLASCIYFFAQHQSGRYSTFAHVLSFLNCSYDEIFGVLFTNKELTSLLSPFYTAYKAKAFDQLEGQVGTLKIFISRLATKETFWVFSGDDFDLKISRPENPSILVLANDPNTQNINSACYSVVLNRLTRLINSKGNLPSALIIDELPTLFVHRIENLIATARSNKVAVLMGLQEIPQFQQQYGKDTANTITAVVGNVLSGAVRNKETLEWLERLFGKVKQQSESLSIDRSKTSLSLSEKLEPLIPAGKIASLRTGELVGVLASDAVKEYSGEFETSAINCRVNLDMKAIEIEKENYPELPIYYDFGGNKEAILREHFFKITADVAAMVASFNLPQAPAKPAAAKASMKATQ, encoded by the coding sequence ATGGAAGAAACAAGGGAACAGCAGCGCTTTCACCGCTTTCTCCAGTTTTTTGTCTACTTCTCCCTGTTCCTAGATTTTTTAGTGTTTGTATATGGCACCAAGATAGGCAGCATCCCCCAAGCCGAGCGGATCGGATTTTCAAGGTTTATGGCTAGACTTGCCAGGCTGCCGATGTACCAGGATCCGTTTTTTAGTAAGAGCTTTCTTTTGTTGCTATTGTGCCTGACTTCAATCGGTACGCTCAGCAGAAAAAACAAGGATATCGATATCCGAAAGTCCATTGTATTCCCTTTGGTCTTGGGATTGATCTCGCTTTTCGGCAGCACCTATTTTCTAGGTTCTAAAGGAAAGGAAATCCTCCCCATGACCACTTGGGACAATATTATCTATGTTCTGGGCTCTTTTTTGGGAACACTACTGGTCCACATTTCTCTGGACAATATCTCCAAGGTGATCAGGAGCAAACTGGGAAAGGACAAATGGAACGTGGAGGGAGAATCGTTCATGCAGGCAACCAAGCCAATTGATTCCCCTAGCAGCGTCAACATCCCCTCGCTTTTTTATTTTAGGGGCAAGGTGCATAGGGGCTTCATCAATATAGAGAACGTTTTTCGAGGCACGCTGCTGATCGGAAACCCGGGCTCGGGAAAATCCTTTGGCGTGGTGATGCCCTTTATCCGCCAGCTACTGGCCAAGGAGTTCTGCATCTGCCTGTATGATTTCAAGTTCCATGACCTTGCCGAAGTGGCCTACTACCACTACCTGCTTGCCAAAAAGAAAGGCAATTGCAAAGACCATGATTTCCACGTCATCAACTTAACGAAAGTGGAAAGGTCAAGGCGGATAAATGTGCTCAGGCCCGATTATATCCGTACGCTGGCCGATGCTTCGGAAACTGCAGAAGCGCTGGTCGAAGCGCTGAAAAAGGGAGATAAATCCGGGGGCAGTGACCAGTTCTTTACCCAAAGTGCGGTGAATTTCTTGGCCTCGTGCATCTACTTTTTTGCCCAGCACCAGAGCGGCAGGTATTCAACTTTTGCCCATGTGCTATCGTTTTTGAACTGCAGCTATGATGAGATTTTTGGGGTACTGTTTACCAATAAGGAACTCACTTCCCTTCTGTCACCATTCTACACCGCTTATAAGGCCAAGGCCTTTGACCAGCTAGAGGGACAAGTGGGAACGCTGAAGATTTTCATCTCGCGCCTTGCCACAAAGGAAACTTTCTGGGTGTTCTCCGGCGATGACTTTGACCTTAAGATCTCTAGGCCCGAAAACCCGTCCATTCTGGTACTGGCCAATGATCCAAACACCCAGAACATCAACTCGGCATGTTATTCTGTGGTGCTAAACCGGCTAACTAGGCTCATCAACTCTAAGGGGAACCTACCTTCTGCGCTGATCATCGATGAGCTGCCGACCCTATTTGTCCACCGGATCGAAAACCTGATCGCAACGGCCAGGAGCAATAAGGTGGCCGTTCTAATGGGCCTTCAGGAGATCCCGCAGTTCCAGCAGCAGTACGGAAAGGATACGGCAAACACCATAACAGCGGTAGTGGGCAATGTGCTCTCGGGAGCTGTGAGAAACAAGGAAACATTGGAGTGGCTGGAAAGGCTTTTTGGAAAGGTGAAACAGCAGAGCGAAAGCCTGTCCATCGACCGCAGTAAGACCTCGCTCTCGCTGAGCGAAAAACTAGAGCCGTTGATCCCGGCCGGAAAGATAGCTTCGCTCCGAACAGGTGAACTGGTAGGCGTACTGGCATCTGATGCGGTGAAAGAGTACAGCGGGGAATTTGAGACTTCTGCCATAAATTGCAGGGTGAACCTGGACATGAAGGCCATTGAGATTGAAAAGGAAAATTATCCGGAGCTCCCGATCTATTATGATTTTGGTGGAAACAAGGAAGCCATTCTCCGTGAGCATTTTTTTAAGATCACTGCGGACGTGGCCGCTATGGTTGCATCCTTCAATTTGCCCCAGGCACCTGCAAAACCAGCCGCAGCGAAGGCCTCAATGAAGGCCACACAATAA
- a CDS encoding methyltransferase has protein sequence MSKIKLKTPISYYGGKQKLASRIVSVIPEHVLYCEPFIGGAAVFFAKPPSKVEVINDTNRELMNFYRVAKEDFVSLEKEIRISLHSRDLYRKASVIYNNPDMFSEIKRAWAVWLSASQSFSSQLDSNWGYDKQSNTTSKRIQNKKENFVEEMAIRLQNCQIECADALYIIGSRDTENSFFYCDPPYYNSNCGHYDGYSEQDFESLLFLLSKIKGKFLLSSYPSPLLEKYTKENGWVNWSIEQQVSVNAKSGKLKSKTEMLTANYPFALEKELPKDRSSPTPTDEIHN, from the coding sequence ATGAGCAAGATAAAATTAAAAACCCCCATCAGCTATTATGGCGGGAAACAAAAGCTAGCTTCCAGGATCGTATCGGTTATTCCTGAACATGTGCTCTACTGCGAACCGTTCATTGGCGGTGCTGCCGTCTTCTTTGCAAAACCACCCTCAAAAGTTGAAGTGATCAACGATACCAACAGGGAACTGATGAACTTTTATAGGGTGGCCAAGGAAGATTTCGTTTCCCTGGAAAAGGAAATCCGCATCAGCCTGCACAGCCGTGACCTATACCGCAAGGCTTCGGTAATCTATAACAACCCCGATATGTTCAGTGAGATCAAGCGGGCCTGGGCCGTCTGGCTAAGTGCCTCCCAAAGCTTCAGCTCTCAGCTGGATAGCAACTGGGGTTATGATAAACAGAGCAATACTACCAGTAAAAGAATCCAGAACAAAAAGGAGAATTTCGTTGAAGAAATGGCTATCAGGCTACAGAACTGCCAGATCGAATGTGCAGATGCACTCTATATCATTGGCAGCCGGGACACGGAGAACAGTTTTTTCTATTGCGATCCCCCGTACTACAATTCCAACTGTGGCCACTATGATGGTTATTCGGAGCAGGATTTTGAGTCCCTGCTATTTCTTCTTTCCAAGATCAAAGGAAAATTTCTGCTCTCATCCTATCCCTCGCCACTGCTTGAAAAATACACCAAGGAAAATGGCTGGGTGAACTGGTCCATTGAGCAGCAGGTTTCGGTTAACGCAAAATCGGGAAAGCTCAAAAGCAAAACCGAGATGCTCACGGCAAATTATCCATTTGCACTGGAAAAGGAGTTACCAAAAGACCGATCATCTCCCACACCAACTGATGAAATACATAATTAA
- a CDS encoding transcriptional regulator: MPKSYPKKPMTIGEHLRKKRMELRLLQCDLADILRVSEDCITNWENNKSIPQINYYPGIQLFLGYSPLTFDESNFGGKLKAYRWKNGLSHKRLGKILGVNSTTIGAWEAGESVPKKENLEQLELLLKGDGFGR; the protein is encoded by the coding sequence ATGCCAAAGTCCTATCCAAAAAAGCCCATGACTATTGGGGAGCATCTGAGAAAGAAGAGGATGGAATTAAGGCTGTTACAGTGCGATTTAGCTGATATTTTACGTGTTTCAGAGGATTGTATCACGAACTGGGAGAACAATAAAAGTATACCACAAATCAACTATTATCCGGGCATACAGTTATTTTTAGGTTACTCACCTTTGACTTTTGACGAAAGCAATTTTGGAGGGAAACTAAAGGCTTATCGATGGAAAAATGGATTAAGCCATAAGCGGCTTGGTAAAATTTTGGGAGTTAATAGCACGACAATTGGTGCTTGGGAAGCCGGGGAGTCTGTTCCCAAGAAAGAGAACTTGGAGCAGCTCGAGCTGTTGTTGAAAGGAGATGGATTCGGGAGGTAA
- a CDS encoding MBL fold hydrolase — protein MKLTFWGAAQQVTGSMHLLEVGHYKILIDCGLDYEKETYQEENQQFPFDPASINLVILTHAHIDHSGNLPTLVRLGFDGQVLCTPPTADLTSILLFDSVELFLRKAGRKPRTKRGNFSGPKPLYLHKHVMDTIDRFVTIAFNKPFKINGDISLTFVPVGHLLGAAAAILTVNDNGLEKKIAFTGDIGRENYPVLVNPEPLPEVDYLISEATYGGRMHTKDQTLEERLVQEITEACIKSPGRLIIPAFSIGRTQSLVFALNQIFTKKLLPPIQIFVDSPMAIQATEVYRKHHNLVNQEAKDFYQTMGDEFEFEHLAYVQTMKESKDVSNYFDPCIIISSAGMLEGGRIQDHLYYNIQNYYCTILFIGYCAKGTLGYKLLSGAPIVRIKDREMMVYATIRQTDLLSGHGDHNDLVKTIKQTGQPKKVFLVHGEDKSLQSLSAALQEEGFNVEVPERGAVFEL, from the coding sequence ATGAAGTTAACGTTTTGGGGAGCAGCACAACAGGTAACAGGAAGTATGCACCTGCTCGAAGTTGGACATTATAAAATACTGATAGATTGCGGATTAGATTACGAGAAAGAAACCTACCAGGAAGAAAATCAACAATTCCCATTCGATCCGGCAAGCATTAACCTCGTCATTTTAACCCATGCCCATATCGATCACTCTGGAAATTTACCTACGCTGGTTCGATTAGGTTTCGACGGCCAGGTACTCTGTACACCCCCAACCGCCGACCTTACTTCGATACTATTATTCGATTCTGTTGAACTTTTCTTAAGGAAAGCAGGCCGAAAACCCAGAACTAAACGTGGCAATTTTAGCGGGCCAAAACCTTTGTACCTGCACAAACACGTGATGGATACAATAGACCGTTTTGTAACCATTGCCTTTAACAAGCCCTTCAAAATCAATGGCGATATCAGTCTAACATTTGTGCCAGTTGGCCATTTGCTTGGTGCTGCTGCTGCTATTTTAACCGTAAATGATAATGGTCTGGAGAAGAAAATTGCTTTTACAGGCGATATCGGAAGAGAGAACTATCCGGTTTTGGTTAACCCAGAGCCCTTGCCAGAGGTTGATTATCTGATTAGCGAAGCAACTTATGGCGGGAGAATGCACACCAAAGATCAAACGTTAGAAGAAAGGTTGGTTCAGGAAATTACCGAAGCCTGTATTAAAAGTCCTGGTCGATTGATTATTCCAGCATTTAGTATTGGCCGTACGCAATCGCTGGTATTTGCACTGAATCAGATTTTCACCAAAAAGCTATTACCACCTATCCAGATTTTTGTAGATAGCCCAATGGCTATTCAAGCTACAGAGGTTTACCGGAAACACCACAACCTGGTAAATCAGGAGGCGAAGGATTTTTACCAAACCATGGGCGATGAGTTCGAATTTGAGCACCTGGCTTACGTTCAAACTATGAAAGAAAGTAAAGATGTTTCCAATTATTTCGATCCCTGCATTATTATTTCTTCTGCGGGTATGTTAGAAGGCGGACGGATTCAGGATCACCTCTATTACAACATCCAGAACTACTACTGTACTATTCTTTTTATCGGCTATTGTGCTAAGGGAACACTTGGATATAAGTTATTAAGCGGAGCGCCGATAGTGCGCATTAAAGATCGAGAAATGATGGTTTATGCAACAATACGCCAAACCGATCTGCTTAGTGGCCATGGCGATCACAACGACTTAGTGAAAACCATTAAACAAACGGGGCAGCCTAAAAAGGTTTTTTTGGTTCATGGCGAAGATAAAAGCTTGCAGAGCCTGTCAGCAGCTTTACAGGAAGAGGGTTTTAATGTAGAAGTGCCTGAAAGAGGGGCGGTTTTTGAGTTGTAG
- a CDS encoding glutamate-5-semialdehyde dehydrogenase, whose amino-acid sequence MDYKQYFEKAQQASRTLISLSKETTDAVLTALAAALVANTELILAENGKDLAKMPIEDPKYDRLKLSRERIADIANDLKNVAGLSSPLGKIISDKTLENQLHIQKVSVPLGVVGVIYEARPNVTADVFSLCFKTGNVAVLKGGSDAEFSNLAIAKVIHGVLDKNGINADILTLLPAERAATEALLNARGFVDVLIPRGSQSLINYVRENSKIPVIETGAGIVHTYFDETGDLEKGKAIIFNAKTRRVSVCNSLDCVLINQNRLTDLPALLSPLADGNVELYADEKSYEALKVSYPAQLLNQASPEHFGTEFLSLKLAVKIVADLTEALNHIADYSSKHSEAIISEDADNIAQFLNEVDAAAVYANASTGFTDGAQFGLGAEIGISTQKLHARGPMGLEELTSYKWVVRGDGQVRG is encoded by the coding sequence ATGGATTATAAACAATACTTCGAAAAAGCACAACAGGCTAGTCGTACCTTAATTAGCCTGAGCAAAGAAACAACAGATGCTGTTTTAACAGCGCTGGCTGCTGCTTTAGTGGCCAATACTGAATTAATTCTTGCTGAAAACGGCAAGGATTTAGCTAAAATGCCTATCGAAGACCCCAAATACGACAGATTAAAGCTAAGTAGAGAACGTATAGCTGATATTGCAAATGACCTTAAAAATGTTGCCGGCTTAAGCAGTCCATTGGGTAAAATTATTTCGGATAAAACGCTGGAGAACCAGCTTCATATACAAAAAGTAAGTGTACCGTTAGGTGTGGTTGGAGTAATTTACGAAGCCCGTCCAAATGTTACGGCCGATGTATTCTCGCTTTGTTTTAAAACCGGAAATGTTGCTGTGCTCAAAGGCGGCAGTGATGCGGAGTTTTCAAATTTAGCCATTGCGAAAGTAATTCATGGGGTGTTGGATAAAAACGGAATCAATGCTGATATTTTAACGCTTTTACCTGCAGAACGCGCAGCAACCGAAGCTTTATTAAATGCAAGAGGTTTTGTTGATGTTTTAATTCCGCGAGGAAGCCAATCTTTAATTAATTACGTACGCGAAAACAGTAAAATCCCTGTTATTGAAACCGGAGCCGGAATTGTGCATACTTATTTTGATGAAACTGGTGATTTGGAGAAAGGCAAAGCGATTATTTTTAATGCCAAAACCAGAAGGGTAAGTGTATGCAATTCTTTAGATTGTGTGCTGATTAATCAAAACCGGCTTACTGATTTGCCTGCGCTTTTATCGCCTTTGGCCGATGGAAATGTAGAACTGTATGCTGATGAAAAAAGTTATGAAGCACTAAAAGTTTCTTATCCTGCGCAACTGTTAAATCAGGCTTCGCCAGAACACTTTGGTACAGAGTTTTTATCTTTAAAATTAGCCGTTAAAATCGTAGCTGATTTAACTGAAGCTTTAAACCACATTGCCGATTATAGCTCTAAACATAGCGAAGCCATTATTTCTGAAGACGCCGATAATATTGCTCAATTTTTAAATGAAGTAGATGCCGCTGCCGTGTATGCCAACGCCTCTACCGGATTTACAGATGGTGCACAGTTTGGCCTTGGTGCCGAAATTGGCATTAGTACGCAAAAACTTCATGCCCGTGGTCCGATGGGATTAGAAGAATTAACCAGTTATAAGTGGGTGGTAAGAGGTGACGGGCAAGTAAGGGGTTAA
- a CDS encoding glutamate 5-kinase, with translation MKLGYKKIVVKVGSNVITQANGLPDEGRIKHLVNQLADIKKQGIEVILVSSGAVASGRSLIKVSEKQDAVTTRQLLAAIGQVKLINTYANFFAAHAIQCAQVLVTKEDFRDRAHYLNMKNCLQILLQNEVIPVVNENDVVSVTELMFTDNDELAGLIASMLNADALIILSNVNGIYNGDPKVEGSAVIEEINGSVANLASFIQTGKSQFGRGGMITKSTMAQKVAKLGITVHIANGTKDNVLTSLLNNELVHTRFVPEKSKSGKKKWIAHSETAATGVVKLNDGAKTVLTSSKATSLLPVGIIEIQTDFLKGDIIKIVDEKNNLIGLGIAEYGSDKARERIGQKKQKALVHYDYFYSAI, from the coding sequence ATGAAATTAGGGTACAAAAAAATAGTTGTTAAAGTTGGTTCGAATGTAATTACACAAGCGAATGGGTTGCCTGATGAAGGAAGAATTAAACACCTTGTAAATCAACTGGCCGACATTAAAAAGCAGGGTATTGAGGTTATTTTGGTTTCTTCCGGAGCAGTGGCATCGGGCAGAAGTTTGATCAAAGTTTCCGAAAAACAAGATGCCGTAACTACCCGACAACTACTGGCGGCCATTGGTCAGGTAAAACTGATTAATACCTACGCTAATTTTTTTGCAGCACATGCGATACAATGTGCACAGGTTTTGGTTACCAAAGAAGATTTCCGTGACCGGGCACATTATTTAAACATGAAAAACTGTCTGCAGATTTTGCTTCAAAATGAGGTAATTCCTGTGGTAAATGAGAATGATGTGGTTTCGGTTACCGAGCTGATGTTCACCGATAACGATGAATTGGCGGGCCTAATTGCTTCGATGTTAAATGCCGACGCTTTGATTATCCTATCGAACGTAAACGGCATCTACAATGGTGATCCCAAAGTGGAAGGATCGGCGGTTATTGAAGAAATTAATGGTTCGGTTGCTAATCTGGCCTCTTTTATCCAAACCGGTAAATCGCAATTTGGCCGCGGCGGAATGATTACCAAATCGACCATGGCGCAAAAAGTGGCTAAACTGGGCATCACGGTTCATATTGCCAACGGGACGAAAGACAATGTGCTGACTTCTTTGTTAAATAACGAATTGGTGCATACACGCTTTGTGCCCGAAAAAAGCAAATCTGGCAAGAAAAAATGGATTGCCCATTCTGAAACTGCTGCAACGGGCGTTGTGAAATTAAATGATGGCGCAAAAACGGTATTAACTTCCAGCAAAGCAACCAGCTTACTACCGGTTGGGATTATCGAAATCCAGACAGACTTTTTAAAAGGCGATATTATTAAAATTGTTGATGAAAAAAACAACCTGATCGGACTGGGAATCGCTGAATATGGATCGGATAAAGCCAGAGAAAGAATCGGGCAGAAGAAACAAAAAGCGCTGGTGCATTACGATTATTTTTACTCGGCTATTTAA
- a CDS encoding oligopeptidase B (PtrB; oligopeptidase that cleaves peptide bonds following arginine and lysine residues), translating into MKRILPGLIVLSAITACNNPQKKEMKAIKWPDAKAPVAEIIPHQRVIHGDTVVDNYYWMIDYFKKGPDSTKVVDYLKAENTYLNTMMKSTDQFQADLFKEMKGRIKEKDESVPVFKNGYFYYTRTEDGQQYFKYCRKKGSLSAAEEILLDVDKLAKGHAYYSATGFNVSPDNKLLAFGVDQVSRRQYTINVKNLETGEILKDAITNTEGGVAWANDNKTLFYTSKNPVTLLSEKIKKHTLGTDAKTDVVVYDEKDNSNYIGVMKSKNGRFIFIASQGTLTTEYRMIDADHPEAAFKVFSPRSNDVLYDILTVDDKFYIVTNWNAKNFRLMQCPLDKTEKENWKEVIPNRKDVLLEYGEEFKDHLVLSERKNGLTELRVLKKDGSDYYIKFDEPVYAAGVGANPEYNSKTLRYSYTSLTTPNSVYDYDLEKKDKKLMKQQEVVGGYDPKDYATERVFATAKDGTKIPIALVYKKGFKKNSNAPLLLYAYGSYGSSTDANFSSPRLSLLNRGFVFAIANIRGGQEMGRQWYEDGKLMKKKNTFTDFISAGEYLVDQKYTSKGHLYAHGGSAGGLLMGAVANMAPDLWNGIIADVPFVDVINTMLDESIPLTTNEFDEWGNPKQKAAYDYMKSYSPYENVEKKAYPNMLVTTGLHDSQVQYFEPAKWVAKLRATKTDKNVLLLKTNMEFGHGGASGRFDYLKDVSLRWAFLFSLEGITK; encoded by the coding sequence ATGAAACGTATCTTACCTGGCTTAATTGTGCTTAGTGCAATTACGGCTTGTAATAACCCTCAAAAGAAAGAAATGAAAGCGATTAAGTGGCCCGATGCCAAAGCTCCGGTAGCAGAAATTATTCCGCACCAAAGAGTTATACACGGCGATACCGTAGTAGATAATTATTATTGGATGATCGATTATTTTAAAAAAGGTCCCGATAGTACAAAAGTTGTCGATTATCTAAAAGCCGAAAACACCTACCTGAACACAATGATGAAAAGTACGGATCAATTTCAGGCTGATCTGTTTAAAGAAATGAAAGGTAGGATTAAAGAAAAAGATGAATCTGTTCCTGTTTTCAAAAATGGCTATTTCTATTATACCAGAACTGAAGACGGACAACAATATTTTAAATATTGCCGTAAAAAAGGGAGTTTATCTGCCGCGGAGGAAATACTCTTGGATGTTGATAAACTGGCAAAAGGCCATGCCTATTACAGCGCAACCGGATTTAATGTTAGTCCCGACAATAAACTTTTGGCCTTTGGCGTAGATCAGGTTTCACGCCGCCAATACACCATTAATGTTAAAAATTTAGAAACCGGTGAAATCCTGAAAGATGCCATTACCAACACCGAAGGTGGGGTAGCATGGGCGAATGATAATAAAACGCTTTTCTATACCTCAAAAAATCCGGTTACCCTCTTAAGCGAAAAAATCAAAAAACACACGCTGGGTACCGATGCTAAAACAGATGTAGTGGTTTATGATGAAAAAGACAACAGCAACTATATCGGTGTGATGAAATCAAAAAATGGCCGTTTTATTTTCATTGCCTCACAAGGAACATTAACTACTGAATACAGAATGATTGATGCCGATCATCCGGAAGCAGCCTTTAAAGTATTTTCGCCCCGCTCAAACGATGTTTTATACGATATTTTAACGGTAGATGATAAGTTTTACATCGTTACGAACTGGAATGCTAAAAATTTCCGCCTGATGCAGTGCCCGCTGGATAAAACAGAAAAAGAAAACTGGAAAGAAGTTATTCCTAACCGAAAGGATGTTTTACTCGAATATGGAGAGGAATTTAAAGATCATTTGGTGTTATCAGAGCGTAAAAACGGCTTAACCGAACTGCGTGTACTGAAAAAAGATGGCAGCGATTATTATATTAAGTTCGATGAACCTGTTTATGCGGCTGGCGTTGGTGCGAACCCCGAGTACAACAGTAAAACATTACGTTATTCCTATACCTCTCTAACTACGCCAAATTCGGTTTACGATTACGATCTGGAGAAAAAGGATAAAAAGCTAATGAAACAGCAGGAAGTTGTTGGCGGCTACGATCCAAAAGATTACGCAACTGAACGTGTTTTCGCTACGGCAAAAGATGGCACAAAAATACCGATTGCCTTGGTTTATAAAAAAGGCTTCAAAAAGAACAGCAATGCTCCATTACTCCTTTATGCCTATGGATCTTACGGATCGAGCACGGATGCAAATTTCTCTTCACCTAGGTTGAGTTTGTTAAACCGTGGCTTTGTTTTCGCTATTGCCAATATTCGTGGTGGACAAGAAATGGGACGTCAATGGTATGAAGATGGTAAACTGATGAAAAAGAAAAACACTTTCACCGATTTTATTTCGGCAGGGGAATACCTCGTTGATCAGAAATATACTTCAAAAGGCCATTTATATGCACACGGTGGTAGCGCTGGTGGTTTGTTGATGGGTGCAGTAGCCAATATGGCGCCCGATTTATGGAATGGCATAATTGCCGATGTTCCTTTTGTAGACGTAATTAATACCATGTTGGATGAAAGCATTCCGCTAACGACCAATGAATTTGACGAATGGGGCAATCCGAAACAAAAAGCAGCTTACGATTATATGAAAAGCTATTCTCCTTATGAAAATGTAGAGAAAAAAGCTTACCCGAATATGCTGGTTACGACAGGCTTACACGATAGCCAGGTACAATATTTCGAGCCGGCCAAATGGGTGGCCAAATTAAGGGCCACAAAAACTGATAAAAATGTATTATTGCTAAAAACCAATATGGAATTTGGTCATGGCGGCGCATCAGGCCGTTTCGATTATTTGAAAGATGTATCGTTACGCTGGGCGTTTTTATTCTCGCTAGAAGGGATAACGAAATAA
- a CDS encoding peptidase M16, whose protein sequence is MEYNVHTLPNGIRLLHVPAASAISHACIIVNTGSRDEPENKAGLAHFIEHLIFKRTEKRSTNQILNRLESVGADLNAYTTKEYTCVHASFLNPYLDRTLDLFNDILFHSTFPEEEMDKEKSVILDEISSYLDQPEEAINDDFEDMLFAGHALGNNILGTTESVQHFTRADVINFRKANYRTNEIVVAVLGNYTLNSVVNKGSKHFADVEENNPNGERIKPGIIAQSNTTIYKPITQAHCILGTQAYSTHQSQKVPLMLLNNYFGGNGMSSVLNLQIRERHGIAYTIESNFSPLSDTGIFSIYFGTDKEKQAKALSLIFKEIKKLREHPLNELQLQKAKNKFIGQIALGEENRIGLIISMAKSLIDHNKIDSLETVFEKINAVTTKQMAEVTDEILNIEQLNIFTFCPIEE, encoded by the coding sequence ATGGAATACAATGTTCACACTTTGCCAAACGGCATACGCTTATTGCATGTGCCCGCGGCCTCTGCCATATCTCACGCCTGCATTATCGTCAACACAGGATCGCGCGATGAACCTGAAAACAAAGCGGGTTTAGCACACTTTATTGAGCATTTGATTTTTAAGCGTACCGAAAAACGGAGCACCAACCAGATTTTAAACCGCCTGGAGAGTGTTGGGGCAGACTTAAATGCTTATACCACGAAAGAATATACCTGTGTGCATGCTTCTTTTTTAAATCCATATTTAGACAGAACATTAGATCTTTTCAACGATATCCTGTTTCACTCCACTTTCCCGGAAGAGGAAATGGATAAAGAAAAAAGTGTAATCCTGGATGAGATTTCTTCTTATCTGGATCAACCGGAAGAGGCTATTAATGACGATTTTGAGGACATGCTTTTCGCTGGCCATGCATTGGGCAACAATATTTTGGGCACAACCGAATCCGTTCAGCATTTTACCAGAGCAGATGTCATCAATTTCAGGAAAGCCAATTACCGCACAAACGAAATTGTAGTGGCCGTTTTAGGCAATTACACCTTAAATAGTGTGGTAAATAAAGGAAGCAAACATTTCGCTGATGTTGAAGAGAATAATCCAAACGGAGAAAGGATTAAACCAGGCATAATTGCGCAAAGCAATACCACTATTTATAAGCCAATTACGCAGGCGCACTGCATTTTAGGCACACAGGCCTATTCTACGCACCAATCGCAAAAGGTGCCATTAATGCTGTTGAATAATTATTTCGGCGGCAACGGAATGAGTTCGGTACTAAATCTACAGATCAGAGAGCGGCATGGAATTGCATATACCATCGAATCTAATTTTTCGCCATTAAGCGATACCGGCATTTTTTCGATTTATTTCGGCACCGATAAAGAAAAACAAGCTAAAGCACTCTCTTTAATCTTTAAAGAGATTAAAAAGCTAAGGGAACATCCTTTAAATGAATTACAGCTACAAAAAGCAAAAAACAAATTTATCGGACAGATTGCTTTAGGAGAAGAAAACAGGATTGGTTTAATCATTTCAATGGCTAAAAGCCTCATCGATCACAACAAAATTGATTCTCTGGAAACTGTTTTTGAGAAAATAAATGCCGTTACCACCAAGCAAATGGCAGAAGTTACCGATGAGATTTTAAATATTGAGCAACTGAATATCTTTACTTTCTGCCCAATAGAGGAATAA